The following is a genomic window from Cryptococcus neoformans var. neoformans B-3501A chromosome 12, whole genome shotgun sequence.
TCAccctcaccatcctccccaTTCTTGTTCCCCCGTTCACATAAGACACCATGTCATCTCAACAGCCCGCGTGCCTCACAGCAGAGTGTCCTCTGCCGGGCACTATGGCACACATGCAGACGAGATCGCCTATGCCATGTTGGCAGTCGTCATCGGTAGAGCAAGTGCCAGTGACCTCAGAACTGTAATCGGCAAAAAGAGAACAAGGTGTGGTATGATTGTGCAGAACGAGCGGCGGCCTAATATACAAACAAGGAGAAGTAGCAGCGTGGCGTCCGTGAAACGTCCACATGGCAGTCCAACCTCGCAAACATCGTTTAAACTGTTAACGCTCGACCCTCGAACTTTGCCAACACTTCCTATCCCACTTCCACCTGTTGATCATATCCTTGATCCTccaaaagatggagatttcttctcttcttttatTCCTCCAGAAAAAAGCGGATGGTATGACAGCATTCCTAGAAGCTCCAGTGCTCCGAGCGTACCTTTTCTGGCTCTGGAAAGACGGGGGAGCAATGCGTCCCTCACCAGTGCGATGTCTGTTGACACCCATTTGGTCGCGCAGAAAACCTTTCGTAATGCTAGCCAGCCTCACGACCATGATGCGCCACGCATCATACGATATAATCCACTCGAGCCATTAATCTCCTCTCCCGAGACCGCTACTTTCGACCATCGCGCAGCTACGCCTCAAATGCATCAAGCAATGCTGGATGTTCGCCAATCTGAACCTCATGGGCGGTACAATACTTTTGAGCTCATGGCTCATGATTCAGCAGGCGTAACATCCTACCTAGATCCCGATTTATCGGCGACCTTTCGTAAGCGCATGGCAGAATCGAGCTCGTCAAGAAATAATGACAGAGATGCACGAGTGATGGGGCCGGATACAATGGGAGTTTCGTCAGATAATGCTTGGGTCGGTGaaagcagaagaggaaaagaggtaTTTTCAGAGTCGGAATGGACGTTTGAAGAGCCAATCTTGAAGGCTATGGGAGATGCGGTGCGGGGTAAGATCGAAATGATAAAGGAAGTTGATCATTACCATGTAGCAGAGTGAGTTCATCTTTCGTCATGTGACCATTGGCTAACATCGGGCAGATATGGGTGTCACAAAGAAACCCCAAACCCAATAATTGCCGAAGTTATCGAatctctttgccttcgctcaACTAGCAAATCGCCCAAAGTATTTTCCGTCACTCACCAAGCCAATCCTGATTTCGACACTCGCGCCCTTCAATATAATCTGGCATCCCAAGCCTCTTCATACCGCAAGATTGGCAAGCTGCCATTAGCCCCTTCCCCCCTTATACTCACATCATTCTCCTTTGCAGGATTTACGGAGAATGCCTTACCTGCTGACACAGTCGACTTTGCTCTCTGCGCTGGAGAATTAAG
Proteins encoded in this region:
- a CDS encoding hypothetical protein (Match to EST gb|CF194087.1|CF194087), encoding MDDDYGTGVPDARAPSGSHSYHCSHNRSYSEAPHDVAHSSATSSFASDQPLTAVLGHHPHHPPHSCSPVHIRHHVISTARVPHSRVSSAGHYGTHADEIAYAMLAVVIGRASASDLRTVIGKKRTRCGMIVQNERRPNIQTRRSSSVASVKRPHGSPTSQTSFKLLTLDPRTLPTLPIPLPPVDHILDPPKDGDFFSSFIPPEKSGWYDSIPRSSSAPSVPFLALERRGSNASLTSAMSVDTHLVAQKTFRNASQPHDHDAPRIIRYNPLEPLISSPETATFDHRAATPQMHQAMLDVRQSEPHGRYNTFELMAHDSAGVTSYLDPDLSATFRKRMAESSSSRNNDRDARVMGPDTMGVSSDNAWVGESRRGKEVFSESEWTFEEPILKAMGDAVRGKIEMIKEVDHYHVAEYGCHKETPNPIIAEVIESLCLRSTSKSPKVFSVTHQANPDFDTRALQYNLASQASSYRKIGKLPLAPSPLILTSFSFAGFTENALPADTVDFALCAGELSKLQGEISPRPFSAFASQADEKEKQAIKDLVDWLEAKSREVKKGGILVCWMVIRTRQPPESTSSCDSLPHPPKASPYRAPASFPNSPNINLFTPHPHAPLTEIHPSILPHQNHHLTPSTQSTLPTRYRTDIFQLISQALSPAIQSLVTLGEIRTHVAPALVDIPYWPRTLASVQAALGQAEDWEVIIDRDEVTEDETGDNLEHMLDDMDVDSSSPISKDSEGFDVDKPLKASSRAKTAAESHYPLEEVREWAQAGVRIHRLMHPAWKAFHQGRIDRQAYARRIATYCHSVYGPHLKKVLREKGRMDISQCENTVQEMFKILAEKCELGALSALAIDIGVIVLRRK